The Streptomyces albofaciens JCM 4342 genome has a segment encoding these proteins:
- a CDS encoding HelD family protein, which translates to MPTHAHDQAHAHDRTPGRQDPLERERAHLAASRKALRAMRRDAEALNIADVTANWVNAEVLQGEVEARIKALADLADTPLFFGRLDYLHAPGTDLAEGAAGENFYIGRRHVHDADGDPMVIDWRAPVSQPFYRASKKDPMDLRLRRRFGYTGGQLTAYEDEHLTDPAEAEQHSKLLQDEIERPRVGPMRDIVATIQPEQDEIVRAGIGGTVCVQGAPGTGKTAVGLHRVAYLLYAHRERLARSGTLVIGPNRSFLHYIEQVLPALGELEVKQATVDDLVAHVEVRGTDDAAAATVKGDARLAEVLRRAVWSHVRKPAEACVVVRGSRRWRVPAYEIEEIVDELLRRDIRYGAAREALPQRIAHAVLVRMEQAGEAPDDRVQDAVARNAAVKAVVKEVWPPVDPAKLVLRLLGDAEFLAAQAEGILTPEEQKTILWAKPARSVKSAKWSAADAVLIDEAADLVSRTPSLGHVVLDEAQDLSPMQYRAVGRRCTTGSATVLGDIAQGTTPWATDTWEEALAHLGKPDARIEELTLGFRVPREVIAYASRLLPAIAPDLTEATSIRESAGDFTIRRVPAAELDAAVVAACHEALAKEGSIGLIAAEARLPALRAALDAAGLAVLAPGEETSAEARLTLVPATLAKGLEYDYVVLDEPAAIVDGEPDERTGLRRLYVCLTRPVSGLRVVHAAGLPERLG; encoded by the coding sequence GTGCCCACGCACGCCCATGACCAAGCGCACGCCCATGACCGCACGCCCGGCCGACAGGACCCCCTGGAGCGCGAACGCGCCCACCTCGCCGCCTCCCGGAAGGCGCTGCGCGCCATGCGCCGCGACGCCGAGGCGCTCAACATCGCGGACGTCACCGCGAACTGGGTCAACGCCGAAGTGCTCCAGGGCGAGGTGGAGGCCCGGATCAAGGCGCTCGCCGACCTGGCCGACACCCCGCTCTTCTTCGGCCGCCTCGACTACCTGCACGCGCCGGGCACCGACCTGGCCGAGGGCGCGGCGGGCGAGAACTTCTACATCGGCCGGCGGCACGTCCACGACGCCGACGGCGACCCGATGGTCATCGACTGGCGCGCCCCGGTCTCCCAGCCGTTCTACCGGGCCTCCAAGAAGGACCCGATGGACCTCCGGCTGCGCCGCCGCTTCGGTTACACGGGCGGGCAGCTGACCGCGTACGAGGACGAGCACCTGACCGACCCGGCGGAGGCGGAGCAGCACAGCAAGCTGCTCCAGGACGAGATCGAGCGGCCGCGTGTCGGCCCGATGCGCGACATCGTCGCGACGATCCAGCCCGAGCAGGACGAGATCGTGCGCGCCGGGATCGGCGGCACGGTGTGTGTCCAGGGGGCGCCGGGCACCGGAAAGACCGCGGTGGGCCTGCACCGCGTCGCGTACCTGCTGTACGCGCACCGCGAGCGGCTGGCCCGCTCCGGCACCCTCGTCATCGGCCCGAACCGCTCGTTCCTGCACTACATCGAGCAGGTGCTGCCCGCGCTGGGCGAGCTGGAGGTCAAGCAGGCCACGGTCGACGACCTGGTGGCGCACGTCGAGGTGCGGGGCACGGACGACGCCGCGGCGGCGACGGTCAAGGGCGACGCGCGGCTCGCGGAGGTGCTGCGGCGGGCGGTGTGGTCGCACGTGCGCAAGCCGGCCGAGGCGTGTGTGGTGGTGCGCGGTTCGCGGCGCTGGCGGGTGCCCGCGTACGAGATCGAGGAGATCGTCGACGAGCTGCTGCGCCGCGACATCCGGTACGGCGCGGCGCGGGAGGCCCTGCCGCAGCGGATCGCGCACGCGGTGCTCGTACGGATGGAACAGGCGGGCGAGGCGCCGGACGACCGGGTGCAGGACGCGGTGGCGCGCAACGCGGCGGTCAAGGCCGTGGTCAAGGAGGTCTGGCCGCCGGTCGACCCGGCCAAGCTGGTGCTGCGGCTGCTCGGCGACGCGGAGTTCCTGGCCGCGCAGGCGGAGGGCATCCTGACGCCGGAGGAGCAGAAGACGATCCTGTGGGCGAAGCCGGCCCGCAGCGTGAAGAGCGCCAAGTGGTCGGCGGCGGACGCGGTGCTGATCGACGAGGCGGCGGACCTGGTCTCCCGTACGCCCTCCCTGGGCCACGTGGTGCTGGACGAGGCGCAGGACCTGTCGCCGATGCAGTACCGGGCGGTGGGCCGGCGCTGTACGACCGGTTCGGCGACGGTCCTGGGCGACATCGCGCAGGGCACCACGCCGTGGGCCACCGACACGTGGGAGGAGGCGCTGGCCCACCTGGGCAAGCCGGACGCCCGGATCGAGGAGCTGACGCTGGGCTTCCGGGTGCCGCGCGAGGTGATCGCGTACGCCTCGCGGCTGCTGCCCGCGATCGCCCCGGACCTGACCGAGGCCACCTCCATCCGCGAGTCGGCGGGCGACTTCACGATCCGGCGGGTGCCGGCGGCGGAGCTGGACGCGGCGGTCGTCGCCGCCTGCCACGAGGCGCTGGCCAAGGAAGGATCGATCGGCCTGATCGCGGCCGAGGCCCGGCTGCCCGCGCTGCGCGCGGCGCTGGACGCGGCGGGCCTGGCCGTCCTGGCACCCGGCGAGGAGACCTCCGCGGAGGCCCGGCTGACCCTGGTCCCCGCCACCCTCGCCAAGGGCCTCGAATACGACTACGTCGTGCTCGACGAGCCCGCCGCGATCGTCGACGGCGAACCGGACGAGCGCACGGGCCTGCGCCGCCTGTACGTCTGCCTGACCCGGCCGGTGTCCGGGCTGAGGGTGGTGCACGCGGCGGGGCTGCCGGAGCGGCTCGGATGA
- a CDS encoding copper homeostasis protein CutC — translation MTKRALLEVIALDAADAVAAEAGGADRLELVSDMAADGLTPTPRTFAAVRAAVDIPVRVMLRAADGFAAGEVDALCAAAAALRAEGAEEFVFGFLDADGRPDLAAVRTLAGAVEGCRWTFHRAIDRAADRAALRKELAGLPGLDTYLTAGSPAGVADGLPTLLAERARTADGEPGYEPRLLVGGGLVLAHLPQLQAAGVDAFHIGGAARPSGWDAPVDAAAVAEWRGALEGVPV, via the coding sequence ATGACCAAGCGCGCACTCCTGGAGGTGATCGCGCTCGACGCCGCGGACGCGGTGGCCGCCGAGGCCGGCGGCGCCGACCGCCTCGAACTCGTCAGCGACATGGCCGCCGACGGCCTCACCCCCACGCCGCGCACCTTCGCGGCGGTCCGGGCGGCCGTGGACATCCCGGTGCGGGTGATGCTGCGCGCCGCCGACGGGTTCGCGGCCGGCGAGGTGGACGCGCTGTGCGCGGCGGCCGCCGCGCTGCGGGCCGAGGGCGCCGAGGAGTTCGTCTTCGGCTTCCTCGACGCGGACGGACGGCCCGACCTGGCCGCCGTCCGCACGCTGGCCGGGGCCGTCGAGGGCTGCCGCTGGACGTTCCACCGGGCCATCGACCGGGCCGCCGACCGCGCCGCGCTGCGCAAGGAACTGGCCGGGCTGCCCGGCCTGGACACGTACCTGACCGCGGGCTCGCCCGCGGGCGTCGCCGACGGCCTGCCCACCCTGCTGGCCGAGCGGGCCCGTACCGCGGACGGCGAGCCCGGCTACGAGCCGCGGCTGCTGGTCGGCGGCGGCCTAGTCCTCGCCCACCTCCCGCAGCTCCAGGCGGCCGGCGTGGACGCCTTCCACATCGGCGGCGCGGCCCGCCCGTCCGGCTGGGACGCCCCGGTGGACGCGGCGGCGGTGGCGGAGTGGCGGGGGGCGCTGGAGGGAGTACCGGTTTAG
- a CDS encoding Cmx/CmrA family chloramphenicol efflux MFS transporter has translation MPLAVYVLGLSVFALGTSEFMLSGILQPLARDMGVSIPQAGLLVSAFAIGMVVGAPVLAGATLQLPRRTTLIALLTVFGLGQVAGAVAPSYGVLFVSRVVSALACAGFWAVGAAVAVSLVPVTARARAMAVMVGGLSIANIAGVPAGALLGQHAGWRSAFWAVAVLSAVGLIGVIALVPRTAVPTGDDRPALRRELSIYRDKQVWLALIGTALNGAAVFALFSYLAPLLTDTAGLSEGSVPTVLALFGVGALIGTFVGGRIADAHPFGTILGGIGSSATVLALLALTAHSPVAAVTLSLLLGVTAFATAPALNARMFNVAHAAPTLAGATTTSAFNMGNTIGPWLGGLVIGAGWGYPAVAWTGALLAALGVGTTAVALRLHRTRSASRLVASSEDARRAPVEAAHRG, from the coding sequence ATGCCCTTGGCCGTCTACGTCCTCGGCCTGTCCGTCTTCGCCCTCGGGACCAGCGAGTTCATGCTCTCAGGCATCCTCCAGCCGCTGGCCCGGGACATGGGGGTGTCCATTCCGCAGGCCGGGCTGCTGGTCTCCGCCTTCGCGATCGGCATGGTGGTCGGCGCGCCGGTGCTCGCCGGGGCCACCCTCCAACTGCCGCGCCGCACCACGCTGATCGCGCTGCTCACGGTCTTCGGGCTCGGACAGGTGGCGGGCGCGGTGGCGCCCTCGTACGGCGTGCTGTTCGTCTCGCGTGTGGTGAGCGCGCTGGCCTGCGCCGGGTTCTGGGCGGTCGGCGCGGCCGTCGCGGTGTCGCTGGTGCCGGTCACGGCGCGGGCCCGGGCGATGGCCGTGATGGTCGGCGGGCTGAGCATCGCCAACATCGCGGGCGTCCCGGCGGGCGCGCTGCTCGGCCAGCACGCGGGCTGGCGGTCGGCGTTCTGGGCCGTGGCGGTCCTGTCGGCGGTCGGCCTGATCGGCGTGATCGCGCTGGTGCCCCGTACGGCCGTGCCGACCGGTGACGATCGTCCCGCGCTCCGCCGCGAACTGAGCATCTACCGGGACAAGCAGGTCTGGCTGGCGCTGATCGGCACCGCGCTGAACGGCGCGGCGGTCTTCGCGCTGTTCTCCTACCTGGCGCCGCTGCTGACCGACACCGCGGGGCTCTCCGAGGGCAGCGTGCCGACCGTGCTGGCGCTGTTCGGCGTGGGCGCGCTGATCGGTACGTTCGTCGGCGGGCGCATCGCGGACGCGCACCCGTTCGGGACGATCCTCGGGGGCATCGGCTCCTCGGCGACCGTGCTGGCGCTGCTGGCGCTGACCGCGCACAGCCCCGTCGCCGCCGTCACGCTCTCGCTGCTGCTCGGCGTGACCGCGTTCGCCACCGCGCCGGCCCTGAACGCCCGGATGTTCAACGTGGCGCACGCCGCGCCCACGCTGGCCGGGGCGACCACCACGTCGGCCTTCAACATGGGCAACACCATCGGGCCGTGGCTCGGCGGGCTCGTCATCGGCGCCGGCTGGGGCTACCCGGCGGTCGCGTGGACGGGCGCGCTGCTCGCGGCGCTGGGCGTCGGCACCACGGCCGTCGCCCTGCGGCTGCACCGTACGCGCAGCGCTTCCCGCCTGGTGGCCTCGTCGGAGGACGCACGGCGCGCACCGGTCGAGGCGGCCCACCGGGGCTGA
- a CDS encoding HD domain-containing protein, producing the protein MARTTPPSGSAHTHFGGGADPFPDLHHRWANAVAGARGGSGPSDPDPAPYADNLLSRWSEPQRRYHTTDHLLAVLDRVDELAVHATDLDAGVPVDWDAVRLAAWFHDAVYRPERSENEERSAALAERALPELGIDDACTAEVARLVRLTATHDPAPDDHNGAALCDADLAVLAGAPEQYAAYAAAVREEYVFIPDREFRAGRADVLRRLLDMESLFRTPYGKQQWERVARRNLTTELELLTAG; encoded by the coding sequence ATGGCGCGCACGACACCTCCGTCCGGCTCGGCCCACACCCACTTCGGTGGCGGTGCCGATCCGTTCCCGGACCTGCACCACCGCTGGGCCAACGCCGTCGCCGGGGCCCGGGGCGGCAGCGGCCCCTCGGACCCGGACCCGGCCCCGTACGCGGACAACCTGCTCTCCCGCTGGTCGGAGCCGCAGCGCCGCTACCACACCACCGATCACCTGCTCGCCGTCCTGGACCGCGTCGACGAGCTGGCGGTGCACGCGACGGACCTGGACGCCGGGGTGCCGGTGGACTGGGACGCCGTCCGGCTGGCCGCGTGGTTCCACGACGCCGTCTACCGGCCCGAGCGCTCCGAGAACGAGGAGCGCAGCGCGGCGCTCGCCGAGCGCGCCCTGCCCGAGCTGGGCATCGACGACGCCTGTACGGCCGAGGTCGCCCGCCTGGTACGCCTGACCGCGACCCACGACCCGGCGCCGGACGACCACAACGGCGCGGCCCTGTGCGACGCGGACCTGGCGGTCCTGGCGGGCGCGCCCGAGCAGTACGCGGCCTACGCCGCCGCCGTCCGCGAGGAGTACGTGTTCATTCCGGACCGGGAGTTCCGCGCCGGGCGTGCGGACGTGCTGCGCCGGCTCCTGGACATGGAGAGCCTCTTCCGTACGCCGTACGGCAAGCAGCAGTGGGAACGGGTGGCGCGGCGCAATCTGACCACCGAGCTGGAACTGCTCACGGCCGGGTAG
- a CDS encoding DUF2243 domain-containing protein, whose amino-acid sequence MRSVLSGVLTGIGTAAFIDETVFHQLLHWHHFYDKSTTDIGLVSDGLFHAGSWLAMVAGLVLYADVRRRGTLVPRKWWGGLFLGLGGFQLYDGTFQHKGLGIHQIRYGVDLAPYDWTWNGIAVLLLVVGALLLVRASRTPSRAAPRTEPRTPSRTR is encoded by the coding sequence ATGCGGTCGGTGCTCAGTGGCGTACTCACGGGGATCGGCACGGCTGCGTTCATCGACGAGACGGTGTTCCACCAGCTGCTGCACTGGCATCACTTCTACGACAAGTCCACCACGGACATCGGTCTGGTCTCCGACGGGCTGTTCCACGCGGGCAGCTGGCTCGCCATGGTGGCCGGCCTGGTCCTGTACGCGGACGTGCGGCGCCGCGGGACGCTGGTGCCCCGGAAGTGGTGGGGCGGGCTGTTCCTGGGGCTGGGCGGCTTCCAGCTCTACGACGGCACGTTCCAGCACAAGGGCCTGGGCATCCACCAGATCCGCTACGGCGTGGACCTGGCGCCGTACGACTGGACGTGGAACGGGATCGCCGTACTCCTCCTGGTGGTCGGCGCGCTGCTGCTCGTCCGCGCCTCCCGTACGCCGTCACGCGCCGCCCCGCGTACGGAACCGCGCACCCCGTCCCGCACCCGATGA
- a CDS encoding cytochrome c oxidase assembly protein — protein MTSALPAPFTVAVATATVLGCLAYLTAAARLRARGDAWPYGRDALVAAGGAVLVAGVAEPWGTAPPFTAHMLTHLCVGMLAPLLLVLGRPLTLLLRTAPVPLRRGLVALTRSRWATVPALPPVAALLDFGGLWLLYRTPLLSVSHHSPWLNTLVHVHILLAGVLFSFGVLALDPVRHRPGYGLRAVVLLTAGTAHAVLAKSLYAAGPPGTSFGTADLHLASQVMYYGGDAVELALAAVVAWQWYRAGGRALRRAGRAGAGGAAAAATRP, from the coding sequence ATGACGTCCGCCCTGCCCGCACCCTTCACCGTGGCCGTCGCCACCGCCACCGTCCTGGGCTGCCTCGCCTACCTGACCGCCGCGGCCCGGCTGCGGGCCCGCGGCGACGCCTGGCCGTACGGGCGCGACGCGCTGGTCGCCGCGGGCGGCGCGGTGCTGGTCGCGGGCGTCGCCGAGCCCTGGGGCACCGCGCCGCCGTTCACCGCGCACATGCTCACGCACCTGTGCGTCGGCATGCTCGCCCCGCTGCTCCTGGTGCTCGGCCGCCCGCTGACGCTGCTCCTGCGCACCGCGCCCGTACCGCTGCGCCGCGGCCTGGTGGCGCTGACCCGATCGCGCTGGGCGACGGTCCCGGCCCTGCCGCCGGTGGCCGCCCTGCTCGACTTCGGCGGGCTGTGGCTGCTCTACCGCACCCCGCTGCTGTCCGTCAGCCACCACAGCCCCTGGCTGAACACGCTCGTGCACGTCCACATCCTGCTCGCGGGCGTCCTGTTCTCCTTCGGGGTGCTGGCCCTGGACCCCGTACGCCACCGCCCCGGCTACGGGCTGCGGGCCGTCGTACTGCTGACCGCGGGCACGGCCCACGCCGTCCTCGCCAAGTCCCTGTACGCGGCGGGCCCGCCCGGCACCTCCTTCGGCACGGCCGACCTGCACCTGGCATCCCAGGTCATGTACTACGGCGGTGACGCGGTCGAGCTGGCGCTGGCGGCCGTCGTGGCGTGGCAGTGGTACCGGGCCGGGGGCCGCGCCCTGCGCCGCGCGGGGCGCGCGGGGGCCGGCGGCGCGGCCGCCGCCGCTACCCGGCCGTGA
- a CDS encoding DUF4031 domain-containing protein has product MALYIDPPTWPGHGRMWSHLVSDASFEELHAFAERLGCPRKAFDRDHYDIPAERYGAAVRAGAAEIGSRELVHRLRAAGLRRPKSRETSR; this is encoded by the coding sequence ATGGCGCTCTACATCGACCCGCCGACCTGGCCGGGCCACGGCCGGATGTGGTCCCACCTGGTCAGCGACGCCTCGTTCGAGGAACTGCACGCGTTCGCGGAGCGCCTGGGCTGCCCGCGCAAGGCCTTCGACCGCGATCACTACGACATACCGGCGGAGCGGTACGGCGCCGCGGTGCGCGCGGGCGCCGCGGAGATCGGCAGCAGGGAACTGGTCCACCGGCTGCGGGCGGCGGGGCTGCGCAGGCCGAAGAGCCGGGAGACGAGCAGGTAG